The Zea mays cultivar B73 chromosome 7, Zm-B73-REFERENCE-NAM-5.0, whole genome shotgun sequence DNA segment TGAATTTACTACTACAGATAACACGACAGTTAACGAGCGGGTATGGGTTGTTTTCCTTGAGCACTGTTGTTCTCTAGAATCTCTGAATCTCTCTCTGTCTTGATGACACCGAGCGGAAATAGCAGTTGGAAGAGGTGATTGGGCTTCAGCGCGCGATCCAACCCAAGTGGGTTCCACAACGTGAACCTCATGCAGCTTAAAATACAGCCAGTTGTGATCCATCTGCCACAGCTGTTTCTACCTCAGATGTGCTACACAGTGTATTACCTGTTTCTACCTCGCAGATGTGCTACACAGTTGCTTATGACTGCCTATAAAATGGCCGGGATCGGTGAGGCTGCTGGAACCAAGGAGAGAGAGCATATATATCCACCGATCATGATGAAGGGTGGCAGCAAGAAGGAAGTGGCCGGTGCGGCGGCGGTGGTGGCCATACTGCTGGTTCTGCAGCTGATGGCAGCTCCACCGACGGCCATGGCCGCCCGCTCGCCGCGCGGAGCCGTGCCGGATGGCTCCCTCGCCACGACGCCCAAGGTGACGATGCTGTCAGCCACGCTGTGCTACACGGGGGAGACATGCAAATACATTACCTGCCTCACTCCTGCTTGCTCCTGTAACTATGATGATCGTCGCTGCTACATCATATTTACTCCTGCTGCTGCTTGAGGCCATTCTGTGTACGTGAATGAAGCCACTACTACTCTCACACAGCATGCGCCGGCCGACGACGTGCGTACGTATATATATACGCTCTACCTCGTGAGCTTTTGTTCGAGTGATACGTGTTTCAAGGCATCCATCCATCCATGGATGCTTATGTACGTATATGTGTTAGTCGTGTGTCAGGCAACCGGGCAGCAGAAGGGGGTGTTGTATTATATATATTTACGTCTTCTGGTGATTAAATAATAAAGGGGGGCATGTTGGATGTGTGCAAGGCATATCTGTAGAGCAATTTTATTGCTCGCACTGCCATAATGGCAAAAATCCAAAAATCTTATGCCTGGATTTTATTCAAACGAAAAAAGCAACACCAAAATTGTTAGCAAGCAAGATGCTGATCAATATATGAAGGATTTGACCACGCCTTGAGAGCACAACCTGACCTGCTATTTCTATTGTTTTGCCAATGATTAGCATCCATCGTATTACATATACTGCAAAAACTAAAAGGAAGGAAAACACATGTTTGTGTTATGAATCAATACGACACAAAGTAtatcaaacacagagaagacacagactTAACGTCGAAAACCCCTCTAAAACGAAGGGGAAAAACCACGGGCGCTGACTAGTAACAATATCACTATTTTTCGGGTGAttacagatcgcaggagatttacaatGAGGTGATGATTTCCTGCGGATTGTAAGTGTATTTATAGAGACGAAACCCTAAGGTGAGTAGGGAACGATCTGTACCGCAGGGGGCGGAGCGCCGGAGCCCCCCACACCCTCCTAGGCGTCCCTGGGATGTGGGCCGAAAGCCAATTGGCATCGCTACGCTCTGGCCCAAGCCTCAGTTTCGCTTGCCAATTTGGAtgccttcttcagaatttggatcacaaactccaCCTTGAGACAAATTCTTTGTAGTATCCTAATAGCAAACTCCACCTCACACAATGCATCATCATCATGCCGACGCCAACAGCCACTAGGGACTAATTTGTAATACCAATTAACCTTGAGCATAGCTCAAACTTAGCAACAGGAACATGTTTCGTCATCATATCATCAGGATTATCATGAGTACTGATCTTGCATACCTTCACCAAACCCGATGTAATTTCGGATGGTCTGAGCAAAAATGCAGAGAGCCGCTATCTGTTTGGTCTTTTCTGTTTATATTGATTATTCAGTCTGCCAACCGATCAACCCGCCTCTATCACGAACGGCGCCATGACGAGCACGACGTGCGCACCGTTCGGGAGCGAGAAGACCGGGCACGATCACACGCGCAAGCGCGCTTTTACGCAGGCGTCTAACCCGGCGATCAGGACAAGCCCCTGACTCAGCCGCTTATTACAACTATACTGAAATGAAACGTAAGCCAACAGAGAACTGAAACTATATAACAGTGCACCCCAGAACAATCCCGCTCCTTCTTCTCCGACGCCTCCTGGGTCTCCCTGACCTAGACAGGAGCGTGAAGATACCACCGGCAGTTAAGGCGTGCATCCTCGACGATGCTGTGGCACGCGACATCGGCGTGGGGCAACCGCTCAGTAATGGCAGAAGTTCTCTGCTCCGAAGCCGAGTCGGCGGCGAGAGGTTCCTGTGGGCTTGTTGCAGTGGTAGTAGCAGCACTACTGCTGGTACCTCTGGCATCATACTCACATGGCACATTGCCACATGCATCCTCGAGGTGAGGCATCCATACCAgtgtggcggcggcggctgccaAGAACAGCTGAACCGTCACAAGATCGCTGCCACTCACCTCTCACGCTACTGCGCGTACCTGATGGCCTGGTATCCGGACCTGCTCCCTGACCATGAGGAGTGGAGCACCGCCCTGTATGAGACGGTGAAGGACGACGCTAGGCGTGCCCTCGCAGGGTGCAGCGCCGGCTGTGCTGCGGTACTGGGACCAGAGGCCGAGTATGTGAGCAGGCCAGTGATCCAGTCGCTGAGCGTCTACTCCAGGCACGAGGGGCTCAGGAAAGGCGTCGTGCTTGGAAAGCAGCTGGTGGAGCTGATGGAAGGCGAGGAAACTGCGTGGATGGTGCTGGCGGAATTCTGGTCGGAGATGATCCTGTACGTCGCTGCCTCGGACATTGCATTGCACGGGGTGGTGAGCTGATAACGCTGCTCTGGGCGTTGCTCTCCCATGTTGGGATCGGGAGTCGGccttgttgagtttgtgatctaAATTCTGAAGAAGGCGACCAAATTGACAAGCGAAGCAGAGGCCCATCGTCGAGCTGTTTTTCAAGCACGACGTCTTTCCTACTCGTTTTAAGGTTTCAACTCTATAAACATCTTTGTAAGCCGCAGGAGATAGTCATCTCATTTGTAAATCTCCTACGATCTGTAACCACCCGAAAATAGTGAGATTGTTGCTGGCCGGCGTCCGTGGGTTTTTCCCCTTCGCCTTGAaggggttttccacgttaaatttgtgtcttctctgtgattgattttctTTGTGTCATATTCATTCTtaacaagtggtatcggagctagtTGTTTGGTGATCGGtgtgctagggtttcctgccggcGCACAGATGTCGATGACAATGAAGTACGATCTTCCGCTGCTGGATCTCGACACGTGTTTCTCGCTGTGGCAGGTGAAGATGTGGGCGATTCTCTCGTAGTCTGATCGCGACCTGGATGATGCCCTAGATGGATTTGGCAACAAGGACGCCAGGACATGGACTGATGAGGAAAGGCACAAGGATCATAAGGCGTTCGCACATATTCACCTTCATCTGTCTAACAATATCCTGCATGAGGTTCTGACGGAGAAAACCGCCACTGCTCTTTGGTTGAAGCTGGAGTCGATCTGTATGTCAAAGGATCTGACCAGCAAGATGCATGTCAAAATGAAGTTGTTCTCCCACAAGTTGGAGGAAGGAGGCTCCATTCTGACGCACATATCGGTGTTTAAGGAGATCGCGGCCGATCTGACGTCTATGGAGGTAAAGTTTGATGATGAAGACCTAGCTCTTCTTCTCCTGTGTTCCCTCCCTGCATCGTTTAGCAATTTTTGAGATACCATCCTATACAGTCGTGATACTCTAACCGTGGCTGAAGTGTATGAAGCTTTGACTGCGAAAGAAAAGATGAGACAGATGGTTAACTCGGAAGATGCTGCTGGCTCGAGTGGAGAAGCTTTGTATGTCCATGGCCGCACTGAGCAGAAAAAGTCCAACTCAGGTGGCAAAGGAAAGGGAAAGAACTAGAGGGGTCGCTCCAAGTCAAGGGGCCCATCCGATGAATTATTTTGCAAATACTGCAAGAAGACGAACCATGTAATTGAGAACTGTTACAAACTGCAGAACAAGGGAGAAGAGGAACAAGGAGAAGGGTAAGAACGGTGGTATTGTCTCTGTTGCATCCGAAAATAATTCTGATAATGGTGATGTTCTTATTATCTTTGCTggttgtgctgctgatgatgccCAATAGATCCTCGATTCTGCTTGCTCGTATCATGTTTGTACTAACAAATCTCTGTTCAGTACCTATGAAGCTGTGTAGAATGGAGCTACTCTTCGGATGGGTGAACTCGATCCTAATCCGATCTAAtacttaaatcttatagtgtaaaaaTTAGAGCTCATTGTCACCTTAACTTCGTCTCATAGAGTTTGCGTGTACTCTTCTGGATTAACCTGGACTGGTCCTCAAATTTATAATGTGTTGTCTACCGATTATAAAGATGCCTTTGAACTTGTATAATACCTACGACGTGACAGGGAGCCGAATCGACCACGTGCTGTGGCTAGTAGCGGGCTAGGTGTAGACTGTGTCGTTCACGTTCAAAAAATGGGTACATTATTCACTAACATATCTACCACGTTCAACCAAGATACCATATGATTAAAAAAATCACGTATTATTACCATTAGACACGTGGCGCAGAGAAACAGAAACGCGTTGATATAGTGGAAGTAGACGAACATCATTGCCTAAAAGCAGAAGCAACAACATGTCATCCTCTTATCCATCAATACTGTATTAACAGCAGCGGTGGCATCCACACGTAACACTCGTGTGCTAGCACTACATGCGTAGCAAGAGAAACGTCGATGACATCTTAAGCGTCTATAGCCCTAAGAGAGGCTCCGACGACATCTAAGATGCTCATCTCAAACACACTAGCACCTTCGTATATAAAAACCCTTGCTAATGGCTTTTACCCTAAAGGCCTGTTAGCATTCTCATGGATCATAATTGTCTTTTAGACATATATTCAACAATCTCCCACTTACATTACAGTTGGTCATCCAGCAATTGTTCcaaccccttaagtgtgtgaccgttAGGTTATTGCGTAGACGACCATAATTAAAAAAAACTTTTGAGCCATTAGTCAATAGCAGCGTCTAGCAGCACATATTGAATCTCGTGTGCACATAAAAGATCATATCGACTAAAACCTTGATATTGTGAGCACCTACAGGTGGGTGAATAGGCGATCCTGCAATATTAAATTTAAACAATATTAACTCAACATTTTGATCAGTCTTATAGTGGATTATAACTTGTGAATAACTCTTTATTCACATCAAGATTAACTTTTAAATCACATTGGCATGACCATGCACTTTCTTAATCCAACCTCATCGAGGGTGTTGAGGAGAAGATCTCTAGACGAAGGTCCACAACTCCACATTAAATATTGAATCATTTTTTTAAGAGTGAGAACAGTGCCGAAGGTCACATTAGAATGAAGGGAACACCCTCAGTTTTGATGTGCATGGTTGGCTGTTGTCACCCTTTGGTTTTGGTGCGCCAATATATTAAGGAGTTGGTATTATAAGCTAAATGATTAAGAAATTAAAAAAAGTTAAGCTCTAAGTACTCCCTTCGTTCCAGTATATAAGGCGTAACCACCAGGGACGGACCGACGTTAGGGTAAATGGGGGCACGGGTCCTACTCATTTTTTTTTGTTTTAGTGGACCCTTTAACTTATTTACTGTAATTATAAAGGCCTATTTGTTAGTAACCCTCTATCAAGGCCCCTACTCATATTTTGGGTTAGGTCTACACCTGTTAACCATCTCTGGTTCAAAGACCAAAAAAGATATTTAATTGTGTCTATATCATTGTATTGATATAAGTATGCATAGAGAGAGCATGTATTATATTATGAGACAAAAAAAGTGGTTGTCACACTCACACGGTGTAAATAGATGGGAACGAGGTCTGCATGAGAACCCTTTCAATCATTTGTATTAAACCGAGAAGTATCTCTGTTGATGACAAACAACGAGCACATCAGGTGGCAAGTGTGTTTTTGTTCGAATAAAAAACTTACAAATTTTAAGTCTGTTTGGTTCGCTACCTAATTTATCACACTTTACTTAACTTTTCTAAATAAGATTAGTTTTTCAATTTGAACGATTAATTTTAGTTTAACTAAGATTAGTTTTTCAATTTGAAAACGATTAATTTTAGTCTAAACTACTAACTTTAGCTAAAGTGTGACGCACCAAACAGTCCCTTTTTCATTCAACATTCTGAATCTGAGCGTGGTTGCCAATTGCCATGCCACGCCACACGACGTGAGCGATGGCGGTGGATCCTCTCTACTCGCCGCGCCGCGACGCGACGCTTTGCTTGCGGCAGGAGCCTTCGGTCAGGCCCCTCTCCCACGAGGAGGAGACGTCGGCGGCAAAATGGGAAGCGTTCAGAGGTACAGGCAACAGAGGTCACAACAAGAACACTCGACGAACAGCACAAACAGCTTTGAAAATTTGATCTCTACCACTTCGGTAGCAGCACGATGCGGAGAGGCTGGGAatccaaaaaaaaaaaaagaaaacaccCAACAACACACACCTCGCCTCGCTCACCCCAGACCCCAGTTTTATGGCTTCTTCTAGGCTACAAAAGGCACCTAGAAGACGAACAG contains these protein-coding regions:
- the LOC103631923 gene encoding uncharacterized protein LOC103631923; this translates as MTAYKMAGIGEAAGTKEREHIYPPIMMKGGSKKEVAGAAAVVAILLVLQLMAAPPTAMAARSPRGAVPDGSLATTPKVTMLSATLCYTGETCKYITCLTPACSCNYDDRRCYIIFTPAAA